A stretch of the Streptomyces sp. NBC_00654 genome encodes the following:
- a CDS encoding ester cyclase: protein MNPGLEPRDEAVAVRFLEETEDRDRVAAYAHLCTAGCLEHDPAMPQETVGRDEAAQVYRELLAPFRLGHNVASMVAEDDPVCARFTVRGRHIGEYQGIPPSGRTFEVSGQAAALRFEGGKITEAWFNWDHQGVLEQLGVPPGSAR, encoded by the coding sequence ATGAACCCGGGACTGGAACCGCGCGATGAGGCTGTGGCCGTCCGTTTCCTTGAGGAGACGGAGGACCGGGACCGCGTGGCCGCTTACGCCCACCTGTGTACCGCGGGCTGTCTGGAGCACGACCCGGCCATGCCCCAGGAGACGGTGGGCCGGGACGAGGCCGCGCAGGTCTACCGGGAGCTGCTGGCACCCTTCCGGCTGGGACACAACGTGGCGAGCATGGTGGCCGAAGACGATCCGGTGTGCGCGCGGTTCACCGTGCGCGGTCGCCACATCGGCGAGTACCAGGGAATCCCCCCGAGCGGCAGGACGTTCGAGGTGTCCGGCCAGGCCGCCGCCTTGAGGTTCGAGGGCGGAAAGATCACCGAGGCATGGTTCAACTGGGACCACCAGGGCGTTCTGGAACAGCTCGGTGTTCCACCGGGATCCGCTCGGTGA
- a CDS encoding SMI1/KNR4 family protein: MPQQILPPSESWRLIDAWLATHMASDFVLLNPPATPDEIRNAERILGARLPDDLAESLQCHNGVSAWTTILPEQSPLTVSGIVDHWQTCMDVAAENEGLTPRPWEEEPWWHRLWVPWAESADGAAQVIDRRPGPDTGRLGWAGHSGGGDFTESWPDLASLLHAVARALHGGGGVRGLHPYLTTQGGMWWDEEGCGELNGHPLRSAPIGLP; the protein is encoded by the coding sequence ATGCCACAGCAGATCTTGCCCCCGTCGGAGTCCTGGCGCCTGATCGACGCCTGGCTGGCCACTCACATGGCCTCCGATTTCGTACTCCTCAATCCGCCCGCGACACCGGACGAGATCCGAAATGCGGAACGGATCCTCGGGGCCCGACTGCCCGATGATCTCGCTGAATCTCTGCAATGCCACAACGGCGTGAGCGCCTGGACAACCATCCTGCCGGAGCAGTCCCCGCTCACAGTGAGCGGCATCGTGGACCATTGGCAGACCTGCATGGACGTCGCGGCGGAGAACGAGGGCCTGACCCCTCGCCCCTGGGAAGAGGAGCCTTGGTGGCACCGCCTCTGGGTTCCCTGGGCTGAGAGCGCCGATGGCGCGGCGCAGGTCATCGACCGACGTCCTGGTCCTGACACGGGGCGTCTCGGCTGGGCGGGCCACAGCGGTGGCGGTGACTTCACCGAATCCTGGCCTGATCTGGCAAGCCTTCTCCACGCGGTCGCGCGAGCACTTCATGGAGGTGGAGGCGTCCGCGGACTACACCCCTACCTCACCACGCAAGGTGGGATGTGGTGGGACGAAGAGGGCTGCGGCGAGCTGAACGGTCACCCGCTGAGGTCCGCACCGATCGGGTTGCCCTAA
- a CDS encoding NAD(P)/FAD-dependent oxidoreductase → MQDWTAVVHGEHSEQEVLRVERFLELNHVEFVHVEERNADTVSVELTPPGGGEPVVVNGFDLGGLTAHLKLNTYTGKDSYDLVVVGSGPAGVSAALNAKTLFGWTTLIVEDNAPGGAAGTALNPINNYLGIPAGTKALDLAHTWMGQINTAGVEWLPGCRATGITRIEDPRRTGTRDSSLYPTYKLAVRKTDGTDTVDLYAGMVLIAAGLKPNRLGCTGEEQYLGRGVYYGTLPTDITRARKEGVIGIVGAGDTASVAAILLAEEKAKDPAQKLQVVMFVRGKFGKDTIPGNVDRVREYVGRHLITVHEGTEVFSCLGKDRKLTGVEFGTTGHPENVEPLGLTALHVLTGGVADTQWLQGLGLRIVSDEDVQQRRYRKAGAVITGGVDSTLGSLTTTGVDAVFAAGDVREGAVRRIAAAVGEGGAASLDMNSYLVTDRTWQKAIKEGTALYKYYEATAPRN, encoded by the coding sequence ATGCAGGACTGGACGGCCGTCGTTCACGGAGAGCACTCGGAGCAGGAAGTCCTGCGCGTGGAGCGATTTCTGGAACTCAACCATGTCGAATTCGTACACGTCGAGGAGAGGAACGCGGACACGGTCAGTGTGGAGCTCACGCCTCCCGGCGGTGGTGAGCCGGTCGTTGTCAACGGGTTCGATCTGGGTGGGCTGACGGCGCATCTGAAGCTGAACACTTACACGGGGAAGGACTCCTACGACCTTGTCGTCGTGGGGAGCGGTCCGGCGGGCGTGTCCGCCGCGCTGAACGCGAAGACTCTGTTCGGCTGGACCACGCTCATCGTCGAGGACAACGCCCCCGGCGGGGCGGCCGGCACAGCGCTCAATCCGATCAACAACTACCTGGGTATCCCCGCGGGGACCAAGGCCCTTGATCTGGCTCATACCTGGATGGGGCAGATCAACACGGCCGGTGTCGAGTGGCTTCCCGGCTGCAGGGCCACCGGGATCACGCGGATCGAGGATCCCAGGCGGACCGGGACCCGGGACTCGTCCCTCTATCCCACGTACAAGCTCGCCGTCCGGAAGACCGATGGCACGGACACCGTCGATCTCTATGCGGGAATGGTCCTGATCGCCGCAGGGCTCAAGCCCAACCGGCTCGGATGCACGGGCGAGGAGCAGTACCTGGGCCGGGGCGTGTACTACGGCACACTGCCAACCGACATCACCAGGGCGAGGAAGGAAGGCGTCATCGGGATTGTCGGCGCGGGAGACACCGCCTCCGTAGCCGCGATCCTGCTCGCCGAGGAGAAGGCCAAAGACCCGGCACAGAAGCTCCAGGTAGTCATGTTCGTCCGCGGCAAATTCGGCAAGGACACGATCCCCGGCAACGTGGACAGGGTCAGGGAGTACGTGGGCCGGCACCTCATCACCGTTCACGAGGGAACCGAGGTCTTCAGCTGTCTGGGGAAGGACAGGAAACTGACAGGCGTCGAGTTCGGGACGACCGGACACCCCGAGAACGTGGAACCACTCGGCCTGACCGCTCTCCACGTCCTGACCGGGGGCGTCGCCGACACCCAGTGGCTCCAGGGCCTCGGGCTGCGGATCGTCTCCGACGAGGATGTTCAACAGCGCCGCTACCGGAAGGCCGGCGCGGTGATCACCGGAGGAGTCGACAGCACCCTGGGCTCGCTCACGACAACAGGAGTGGACGCCGTCTTCGCTGCGGGGGACGTGCGCGAGGGCGCGGTACGGCGTATTGCGGCCGCGGTGGGGGAAGGCGGAGCGGCCTCACTCGACATGAACTCCTACCTGGTCACGGACCGCACCTGGCAGAAGGCCATCAAGGAGGGTACGGCGCTCTACAAGTACTACGAGGCCACCGCACCCAGGAACTAG
- a CDS encoding bifunctional 2-polyprenyl-6-hydroxyphenol methylase/3-demethylubiquinol 3-O-methyltransferase UbiG, translated as MSRVYDDERLAGVYQGGNEMPDESFRDWAQLMGSFADRSSPAVVEIGAGTGMFCSAMARWLKPSRMVGVDASLPMLIQAQRFNSHPAVQYLAGTAEAVPVRSDLFDLAVLGP; from the coding sequence ATGAGCAGGGTCTATGACGATGAGCGGCTGGCAGGCGTCTATCAGGGCGGCAATGAGATGCCTGATGAATCATTTCGCGACTGGGCGCAGCTGATGGGTTCCTTCGCAGACCGTTCGTCACCTGCTGTAGTGGAGATCGGAGCGGGAACCGGTATGTTCTGCTCGGCGATGGCCCGCTGGTTGAAGCCGTCGAGGATGGTCGGTGTTGATGCCTCCTTACCCATGCTCATCCAGGCTCAGCGCTTCAACTCCCATCCTGCGGTCCAATACCTGGCCGGCACCGCGGAAGCGGTGCCTGTCCGCTCCGACCTGTTCGACCTGGCCGTGCTGGGGCCCTGA
- a CDS encoding IS3 family transposase (programmed frameshift) → MGMKHYPTEFKADAVALYRSRPGATIKSVATDLGVNTETLRNWIRAADGRRAGAHSAPAAAPQPGGELVQAELAAARKRIRELEEERDILRKAARYFGDGDALVTRCQFVEDHQRRFGVKRLCDILGISRSSFYYWRRTAPARVARQAADAQLAARIRKVHEDSDGTYGAPRITAELRDDGGQAVNHKRVARIMRTIGLEGVRLRRRQRTTVADPAAPKAPDLIGRDFTATAPNTKYVGDITYLRIGGGKFCYLATVIDLCSRRLAGWAVADHMRTELVTDALAAAERTRGSLAGAVMHTDHGSQYTSREFAEACRSAGVRQSMSAVGSSADNALAESFNATFKRETLKGQRGWPSEREARLDAFRWLTRYNTRRRHSRLGQRSPIAYETTFHPLSTTLTRAA, encoded by the exons GTGGGGATGAAGCACTATCCCACCGAGTTCAAGGCGGACGCGGTGGCGCTCTACCGGTCGCGTCCGGGAGCGACGATCAAGTCTGTTGCCACCGATCTCGGGGTGAACACCGAGACGCTGCGGAACTGGATCCGGGCCGCCGACGGACGCCGTGCCGGTGCCCACTCCGCGCCTGCGGCTGCGCCGCAGCCTGGCGGCGAGCTGGTTCAGGCGGAGCTGGCCGCCGCGCGCAAGAGGATCCGCGAGCTGGAGGAAGAACGCGACATCCTCCGCAAGGCGGCCCGGTATTTCG GCGACGGAGACGCGCTGGTGACCCGCTGCCAGTTCGTTGAAGATCATCAGCGCCGGTTCGGCGTCAAGCGGCTCTGTGACATTCTCGGGATCTCCCGCTCGAGCTTCTACTACTGGCGCCGGACCGCCCCTGCCAGGGTGGCCCGGCAGGCCGCTGACGCCCAGCTCGCCGCCCGGATACGCAAGGTCCACGAGGACTCCGACGGCACCTACGGCGCCCCGAGAATCACCGCTGAGCTCCGCGACGACGGCGGCCAGGCGGTCAACCACAAGCGGGTTGCGAGGATCATGCGGACGATCGGGCTCGAGGGCGTCCGGCTGCGGCGCCGGCAGCGCACCACCGTCGCGGACCCGGCCGCGCCGAAGGCGCCGGACCTGATCGGGCGTGACTTCACCGCCACGGCCCCGAACACGAAGTACGTCGGCGACATCACCTACCTGAGGATCGGTGGCGGGAAGTTCTGCTATCTCGCGACCGTCATCGACCTCTGCTCGAGACGCCTGGCGGGGTGGGCAGTCGCCGATCACATGCGGACCGAACTCGTTACCGACGCCCTGGCCGCCGCCGAGCGGACCCGCGGGAGCCTGGCCGGGGCGGTGATGCACACCGACCACGGCTCGCAATACACGAGCCGAGAATTCGCCGAAGCCTGCAGGTCAGCAGGGGTCCGTCAGAGCATGAGCGCGGTCGGGTCCAGCGCGGACAACGCACTGGCGGAGTCGTTCAACGCGACCTTCAAAAGAGAGACGCTGAAGGGGCAAAGGGGCTGGCCAAGCGAGCGTGAGGCCCGGCTCGACGCCTTCCGATGGCTGACCCGATACAACACCCGACGCCGGCATTCCCGCCTCGGACAACGCTCCCCGATCGCCTACGAGACCACCTTCCACCCACTATCAACTACCCTGACCCGAGCCGCATAG